tcatataaaatcaatatattacttccatactttttattatcttatcaatataatataatatgcacTCTGCATATTAGTTTAACAGctgacttttttatttcatgtatAAGTTCATAGATTATGATACATAAGGAGTcacttaaaactatttaacattttttttattccaaattttgattaattttcaaacattattAGTAGTCATAAAGTTTAATATGAATGCACCTAGtgttacatattaatatataatttaaatattgtattagaaTTTAGATTTAAAGTTACATCTGTGAATTTAGAAATACATGacatagtaatatataaaatatatcttgtttcattaatttttatcaatggATATGTTAGATTTCTTTTTTACCTTTGACTCTGGTGCATGTGGGTTAGTGCccttataaaattgtttcaatAATTCCATAGCTTCAGTTGGCAACATGTTACCAGTTAATTTAAATCCTTCcgtgtaaattttgtttacatctAAGACTGTACTTCCTCCAAATCTGTCATTTGGACAACCAAAAACAACTTCTTTTACATATAACTTCTTTAAAGCTGATGCACACATAATACATGGTTCCACAGTTACATAAACAAcaatgtctttaaaaaaattaatttggtcAATGTTATGTCTTTGACAATAGTTTAAGACTTCATCTATACAATTAATTTCAGCATGCCTAGTAGGGTTACGAGTTTCATTAACTTTGTTTCTAGATTTTGCCACTTTTATTCCACCTTTTACAAAAACACATCCAACTGGAACTTCATTGGCCTGTAAAGCTTCTTTAGCTAGATCGAGTGCTTCTTTCATAAATTCCATCATTTCAATGGTTAATTATATTGAGTAGTtctataacaatataaattataatagcatcaaaacctttaaaagtttatttttagtgtGTCTCGAGGCTAAAGAAAATTTGTAGCCAATTAgagtaaaaatttaatgaaattgcaaatatttttcttcgtTATTGTTTTGATCcaaaatctaaattataagttaattgtCAAAGAGCGTTACAACTTACTTAAGTGACTGAACTCAAAACTTTGAAATCTGAGTATAGACTATAatctataagttttttttttttttttttgggatttTATGACCTGGCATGTACAACCTTTAGGTCAACTCTTAATTTTCATAGACGTAATGTTACGACTTACGCCTATGAGCACATtccattaaattgtttttattgtattttttatgtaattgtagATGTGCTTATAAGTAAGTTCGTCTTGTAACAATTCTTTTAAAGGCGGCGGGCGGGACAATAAATCACACTTATTTTCAACATCACTAAGTCCACTGGCCAACACTAGTCTGTCGATCAAAAATTTTTGACAATCGAAGTCCGAAGATAATGTGTTCCACAGTTCCATCACTTGAATTACAATGTGAACATGTTTTATTCGCAATAATGCCGAGTCGAGCAAGGTGTGACGGTGCAGTATTATGACCAAAACGCAGTCTAtttatgatagtaataaaGTCTCGAGGAGCATCTTGCATACGATGATACCAAGGTCTTGCAGGTAAGTCTACTTGTATGCTTCCATACCATTTTCCTTTCGTATCTTGATCTTTCTTCCACATTTCTAACCACAAATTTTGAATATTCTGGTCAATACATTGCAAGTAATCGGACATAGGAACATTCATTGTATTTCTAACGTCAACAGCATTAACTCCTTCATATGCAGTTTTATCAGCCATTTCATTGCCAGAGATACCTTTGTGGGAAGGTAcccatagaaagaaaatttgaatattgttattgtgatattgttgaattatttgtttaatgaagTAAAGGATATAATTAGACTTGAATTTAACTGTAAGGGTAGTTAAAGCTGTTATCAAACTCAAGGAAtcagaaattattaaaaaatatttaatatt
The Pieris napi chromosome 1, ilPieNapi1.2, whole genome shotgun sequence DNA segment above includes these coding regions:
- the LOC125049582 gene encoding tRNA-specific adenosine deaminase 2, producing MMEFMKEALDLAKEALQANEVPVGCVFVKGGIKVAKSRNKVNETRNPTRHAEINCIDEVLNYCQRHNIDQINFFKDIVVYVTVEPCIMCASALKKLYVKEVVFGCPNDRFGGSTVLDVNKIYTEGFKLTGNMLPTEAMELLKQFYKGTNPHAPESKVKKKSNISIDKN